The following are from one region of the Achromobacter xylosoxidans genome:
- a CDS encoding Lrp/AsnC family transcriptional regulator, which translates to MDTLDQNLLGLLRADARMSVATLAKKLDVSRGTIDNRIRKLEERGVIRGYTVRLRPEVETEDIVAWMSIAVEGHETRKIVSLLMGEPSVAGLHDTNGRWDLLAELRVPTIDQLSEVLDRLRTLKGISATETSIHLKTFKAL; encoded by the coding sequence ATGGACACGCTAGATCAGAACCTGCTGGGCCTGCTGCGCGCCGACGCCCGCATGTCCGTCGCCACCTTGGCGAAAAAACTCGATGTCTCGCGCGGCACCATCGACAACCGCATCCGCAAACTGGAAGAGCGCGGCGTCATCCGCGGCTATACCGTGCGCCTGCGGCCCGAGGTGGAAACCGAGGACATCGTCGCCTGGATGAGCATCGCCGTCGAAGGCCATGAAACCCGCAAGATCGTGAGCCTGCTGATGGGCGAACCCAGCGTGGCGGGCCTGCACGACACCAACGGCCGCTGGGACCTGCTGGCCGAGCTGCGCGTGCCCACCATCGACCAGCTGTCCGAAGTGCTGGACCGCCTGCGCACGCTCAAGGGCATCTCCGCCACGGAAACCAGCATCCATCTCAAGACCTTCAAGGCACTCTGA
- a CDS encoding bifunctional metallophosphatase/5'-nucleotidase has protein sequence MNTWKRNAGAAMLSALALLAGCGGGDGDDDKVVEQPEQPAPGRPMELTILHINDHHSNLDSKKKDLKLKNASGARVAVNADTGGFPRVTGAINALAAQSANVLKLHAGDATTGTLYFNRAGEPGEADAAMMNTVCFDAMTLGNHEFDKGDSGLKRFIELLHAGACQTPVLSANVTFAAGSALNPSRAPGMVKPAVVLKRDGQDIGLVGLTIAAKTQQSSSPDAGTVFSDETIAAQQQIDALRAQGVNKIVVMSHIGYGYDKQVIAQLSGVDVVVGGDSHTLLGPASMADYGVGSPAGAYPTVLQDMDGKRVCLVQAWEYSQVVGELKVSFDANGDVTACAGTPHVLMDGPLKVAGAAPSAADEAAIQADVQASGFLRMQTPDAQAASVLQPFKARVDQFSRSLVASVPQELCSRRVPGGPGTRDYSRSSAACNTLGSVSLRGGDIQQLVAQAYLDVANASYGGADISLQSGGGVRVPLLGNVTAANVIEVVPFGNMLWRLDVTGAEVKSMLEDGMQAVYGAGGSTGPYPYAGGLRWDVNAAQAQGSRVSNIEVRDQASGNWLPLDPSRSYKLFVLSFNATGGDGYKTLANVPASRRQDIGVLDADVLQAYIDKQAKDPVSGLPVLNLLPVSLYSTKTYSE, from the coding sequence ATGAACACGTGGAAGAGGAACGCGGGCGCGGCCATGCTGAGCGCCCTGGCGCTTCTGGCCGGCTGCGGCGGCGGCGATGGCGATGACGACAAGGTCGTCGAACAGCCCGAACAGCCCGCGCCCGGGCGGCCGATGGAACTGACGATCCTGCACATCAACGATCACCATTCCAACCTGGACAGCAAGAAGAAGGACCTCAAGCTCAAGAACGCTTCCGGCGCGCGCGTCGCCGTGAACGCCGATACGGGCGGCTTTCCGCGAGTGACCGGCGCGATCAACGCGCTGGCTGCGCAATCCGCCAACGTGCTCAAGCTGCACGCGGGCGACGCCACCACCGGCACGCTGTACTTCAACCGCGCGGGCGAACCGGGCGAGGCCGACGCCGCCATGATGAACACCGTCTGCTTCGACGCCATGACCCTGGGCAACCACGAGTTCGACAAGGGCGACAGCGGCCTGAAGCGCTTCATCGAACTGCTGCACGCGGGCGCCTGCCAGACGCCCGTGCTGAGCGCCAACGTCACATTCGCCGCCGGCTCGGCGCTGAACCCCTCGCGCGCCCCCGGCATGGTCAAGCCCGCCGTGGTCCTCAAGCGCGACGGCCAAGATATCGGCCTGGTCGGCCTGACCATCGCCGCCAAGACCCAGCAGTCCTCCAGCCCGGACGCCGGCACCGTGTTCTCGGACGAGACCATCGCCGCGCAGCAGCAGATCGACGCGCTGCGCGCGCAGGGCGTGAACAAGATCGTGGTGATGAGCCACATCGGCTACGGCTATGACAAGCAGGTGATCGCGCAGCTAAGCGGCGTGGACGTGGTGGTGGGCGGCGACTCGCACACGCTGCTGGGTCCCGCCTCCATGGCGGACTATGGCGTGGGGTCGCCAGCGGGCGCCTATCCCACCGTGCTGCAGGACATGGACGGCAAGCGCGTCTGCCTGGTGCAGGCCTGGGAGTACTCGCAGGTGGTCGGCGAGCTGAAGGTCAGCTTCGACGCCAATGGCGACGTCACCGCCTGCGCCGGCACGCCGCACGTGCTGATGGACGGCCCGCTGAAGGTCGCCGGCGCCGCGCCTTCGGCGGCTGACGAAGCCGCGATCCAGGCGGACGTGCAGGCCAGCGGCTTCTTGCGCATGCAAACGCCCGACGCGCAGGCCGCGTCTGTGCTGCAGCCGTTCAAGGCCCGCGTCGACCAGTTCAGCCGCAGCCTGGTCGCTTCGGTGCCGCAGGAACTATGCTCCCGGCGCGTGCCGGGCGGTCCCGGTACGCGCGACTACAGCCGCTCCAGCGCCGCCTGCAATACGCTGGGCAGCGTCAGCCTGCGCGGCGGCGACATCCAGCAGCTGGTGGCCCAGGCCTACCTGGACGTGGCCAACGCCAGCTACGGCGGCGCCGACATCTCGCTGCAAAGCGGCGGCGGCGTGCGCGTGCCGCTACTGGGCAACGTCACGGCGGCCAATGTGATCGAGGTGGTGCCTTTCGGCAATATGCTCTGGCGCCTGGACGTGACCGGGGCCGAGGTCAAGAGCATGCTGGAAGACGGCATGCAGGCGGTCTACGGCGCGGGCGGCTCCACCGGCCCCTATCCGTACGCCGGCGGCCTGCGCTGGGACGTGAATGCGGCCCAGGCCCAGGGCAGCCGCGTGTCCAACATCGAAGTCCGGGATCAGGCCAGCGGCAACTGGCTGCCGCTGGACCCAAGCCGCAGCTACAAGCTGTTCGTGCTGAGCTTCAACGCCACCGGCGGCGACGGCTACAAGACCCTGGCCAACGTGCCGGCCTCGCGCCGGCAGGACATCGGCGTGCTGGACGCCGACGTGTTGCAGGCCTACATCGACAAGCAGGCCAAGGACCCCGTCAGCGGCCTGCCGGTGCTGAACCTGCTGCCCGTGAGCCTGTACAGCACCAAGACGTACAGCGAATAA
- a CDS encoding DUF1059 domain-containing protein codes for MTRKYIDCREYPSEMNCSVALAADSEKELLEAAVQHATTVHKHADSPELRSQLKSLFHDGTPPVETPRRA; via the coding sequence ATGACTCGCAAATACATCGATTGCCGCGAGTACCCCAGCGAAATGAATTGTTCGGTGGCCTTGGCCGCGGATTCCGAAAAGGAACTGCTGGAAGCGGCCGTGCAGCACGCCACCACGGTCCACAAGCATGCCGACAGTCCCGAGCTGCGCTCGCAGCTGAAGTCGCTGTTCCACGACGGCACGCCGCCGGTTGAAACCCCGCGGCGCGCCTGA
- a CDS encoding ornithine cyclodeaminase, protein MTTLLSTSDVAKIVALQGPQQVFSGLLDYLLSDFLRWQEFDKSARVASHSATGVIELMPTADSEFYTFKYVNGHPGNPLDGLSTVMAFGALARVSTGEPLLISELTLTTALRTAVTSALAARALARPDSRKMALIGNGAQSEFQALAFHYILGVDTLHVYDVDAGATRKLESNLASVPGLRVVRFDSAAEAVKGTDIVTTVTADKAYATILTGDMVEPGMHINAVGGDCPGKTELHEDVLRAGPVFVEYEPQTRIEGDLQQMPADFAVTELWRVLTGQSAGRRSAADVTIFDSVGFALEDFSALRWLRDAAARHGIGARIEVAPQLPDPKNLFEAVRAAQPALARA, encoded by the coding sequence TTGACGACGCTGCTTTCAACTTCCGACGTGGCCAAGATCGTGGCCCTGCAAGGCCCGCAACAGGTCTTTTCCGGTCTGCTGGACTATCTGCTGTCGGACTTTCTTCGATGGCAGGAATTCGACAAGAGCGCGCGGGTGGCCAGCCATTCCGCGACCGGCGTGATCGAACTGATGCCCACCGCCGACAGCGAGTTCTACACCTTCAAGTACGTCAACGGCCATCCAGGCAATCCGCTGGACGGGCTGTCCACCGTGATGGCCTTCGGCGCGCTGGCGCGAGTCAGCACCGGGGAGCCGCTGCTGATCAGCGAGCTGACCTTGACCACCGCATTGCGCACGGCCGTGACCTCCGCCCTGGCGGCGCGCGCGTTGGCCCGGCCGGACTCGCGCAAGATGGCGCTGATCGGCAACGGCGCGCAAAGCGAGTTCCAGGCGCTGGCCTTCCATTACATCCTCGGCGTCGACACGCTGCACGTCTATGACGTGGACGCAGGCGCCACACGCAAGCTTGAAAGCAATCTGGCTTCAGTGCCCGGCTTGCGCGTGGTGCGCTTCGATAGTGCGGCAGAGGCGGTCAAGGGCACGGACATCGTCACCACGGTGACGGCGGACAAGGCCTATGCCACCATCCTGACCGGGGACATGGTCGAGCCGGGCATGCACATCAACGCCGTCGGCGGCGACTGCCCGGGCAAGACGGAACTGCACGAGGACGTGCTGCGCGCGGGACCGGTGTTCGTGGAATACGAGCCGCAGACGCGCATCGAAGGCGATCTGCAGCAGATGCCCGCGGACTTCGCGGTGACGGAACTGTGGCGGGTGTTGACCGGCCAGAGCGCCGGCCGCAGGAGCGCAGCGGACGTGACCATCTTCGATTCGGTGGGCTTTGCGCTGGAGGATTTTTCGGCGCTGCGCTGGCTGCGCGACGCCGCCGCTCGACACGGCATCGGCGCCCGCATCGAGGTGGCGCCGCAATTGCCGGATCCGAAGAACCTGTTCGAGGCGGTGCGCGCGGCGCAGCCCGCGCTCGCCCGGGCATAG
- the panB gene encoding 3-methyl-2-oxobutanoate hydroxymethyltransferase, with amino-acid sequence MSTTATLNAAAAHAPRLSVPAFRARKRQEPLVMLTAYTARMAELLDPHCDALLVGDSLAQTIYGLPSTVPVTLDMMIAHGAAVVRGSRRALIVVDMPFGSYEESPEQAFRSAARIMKETGAGAVKLEGGQSMAPTVAYLSARGIPVMGHVGLTPQAVNILGGYGARGRGEAEYARIAADAAAVADAGAFSLVIEGVVEPLAASITEAVACPTIGIGASARCDGQVLVVDDMLGMFERTARFVKRYDDLAGRIQQAAQSYAGEVRARTFPESAHLYGVAGGA; translated from the coding sequence ATGTCTACGACCGCCACCCTGAACGCGGCTGCCGCCCACGCCCCCCGCCTGAGCGTGCCGGCGTTCCGCGCACGCAAGCGCCAGGAACCGCTGGTGATGCTGACGGCCTACACGGCGCGCATGGCCGAACTGCTGGACCCGCATTGCGATGCCCTGCTGGTAGGCGACAGCCTGGCGCAGACGATCTACGGACTGCCTTCCACCGTGCCCGTCACGCTGGACATGATGATTGCGCACGGCGCCGCCGTGGTGCGCGGCTCGCGCCGGGCGCTGATCGTCGTCGACATGCCTTTCGGCAGTTATGAGGAAAGCCCCGAACAAGCCTTCCGATCCGCGGCGCGCATCATGAAGGAAACGGGCGCGGGCGCGGTCAAGCTGGAGGGCGGCCAGAGCATGGCGCCCACCGTCGCCTACCTGTCGGCGCGCGGCATCCCGGTCATGGGCCATGTCGGCCTGACGCCGCAAGCCGTGAACATCCTGGGCGGCTACGGCGCGCGCGGCCGCGGCGAAGCCGAATACGCCCGCATCGCCGCCGATGCCGCCGCCGTGGCGGACGCCGGCGCCTTCTCGCTGGTGATCGAGGGCGTGGTCGAGCCGCTGGCGGCGTCGATCACCGAGGCCGTCGCCTGCCCGACCATAGGCATAGGCGCATCCGCGCGCTGCGACGGCCAGGTGCTGGTGGTGGACGACATGCTGGGCATGTTCGAGCGCACCGCGCGCTTCGTGAAACGCTACGACGACCTGGCCGGCCGCATCCAGCAGGCGGCGCAAAGCTATGCCGGCGAAGTCCGTGCGCGGACCTTCCCCGAATCGGCCCATCTTTACGGCGTGGCGGGCGGCGCCTGA
- the hydA gene encoding dihydropyrimidinase encodes MTDFDLTLHNGRIVTADADFIGDIGIVDGVIAAISTSLPAGRRAIDASGRLVMPGGIDSHCHVEQLSSMGVLCADDWHSASISAAHGGNTTIVPFAAQHRGQSLRQVADAYAASAAEKSVIDYSYHLIISDPTPETLNRDLPELIRAGITSFKVFMTYDKLKLDDKQLLDVFAIAAREGALPMVHAENNDVISWITRHLLAAGHTAPKYHAVSHDPIAETEATQRAIKLAAVLEVPVLIVHVSTQGGAQAIHAAQTLGAPVYGETCPHYLLLTAEDIDIPGVEGAKFCCSPPPRDPVSQQALWQSLDSGTLALLSSDHAPYRYDESGKLPAGDATTFKQIANGLPGLEVRMPLLFSEGVRSGRLSLQQFVALTSTNHARMYGLYPRKGTLSVGADADIAIWDPEKTVTVSAAGLHDAVGYTPYEGRQVTGWPVTVISRGAVIIDEGQLNAERGRGQFIARGLPAPLQKTREVSPRAALLRKIFPTVIEP; translated from the coding sequence ATGACAGACTTCGATCTGACCCTGCACAACGGCCGCATCGTGACGGCCGACGCCGACTTCATCGGCGATATCGGCATCGTGGACGGCGTCATCGCCGCGATATCGACATCGTTGCCAGCAGGCCGCCGCGCCATCGACGCAAGCGGCAGGCTGGTCATGCCTGGCGGCATCGACAGCCACTGCCACGTAGAACAGCTTTCCAGCATGGGCGTGCTGTGCGCCGACGATTGGCACAGCGCCTCCATCTCCGCGGCCCATGGCGGCAACACCACCATCGTGCCGTTCGCCGCGCAGCATCGCGGCCAATCGTTGCGCCAGGTGGCGGATGCCTATGCCGCCTCGGCCGCCGAAAAATCGGTGATCGATTACAGCTACCACCTGATCATCTCCGACCCCACACCCGAAACGCTGAACCGCGACCTGCCCGAGCTGATCCGCGCGGGCATCACGTCGTTCAAGGTCTTCATGACCTACGACAAGCTCAAGCTGGATGACAAACAGCTGCTGGACGTGTTCGCCATCGCGGCGCGCGAAGGCGCGCTGCCGATGGTCCACGCCGAAAACAACGACGTCATCAGCTGGATCACGCGCCACCTGCTCGCGGCCGGACACACGGCGCCCAAGTACCACGCCGTCAGTCATGACCCCATCGCGGAAACCGAAGCGACACAACGCGCCATCAAGCTGGCTGCAGTACTGGAAGTGCCGGTCTTGATCGTGCACGTGTCGACCCAGGGCGGCGCGCAGGCGATCCATGCGGCGCAAACGCTGGGCGCGCCCGTGTATGGCGAAACCTGCCCCCATTACCTGCTGCTGACCGCCGAAGACATCGACATCCCCGGCGTCGAAGGCGCCAAGTTCTGCTGCAGCCCGCCACCGCGCGACCCGGTATCGCAGCAAGCGCTGTGGCAGAGCCTGGACAGCGGCACGCTGGCGCTGTTGTCTTCCGACCATGCGCCGTACCGCTATGACGAATCCGGCAAGCTGCCCGCCGGCGACGCCACCACGTTCAAGCAGATCGCCAACGGCCTGCCGGGGCTGGAAGTGCGCATGCCACTGCTGTTTTCGGAAGGCGTGCGCAGCGGCCGGCTCAGCCTGCAGCAGTTCGTGGCGCTCACCTCGACCAACCATGCCCGCATGTACGGCCTGTATCCGCGCAAAGGCACGCTGTCGGTCGGCGCCGACGCCGACATCGCGATCTGGGACCCCGAGAAGACCGTGACGGTGAGCGCCGCCGGCCTGCACGACGCCGTGGGCTACACGCCGTACGAAGGCCGCCAGGTCACCGGATGGCCCGTCACGGTAATCAGCCGCGGCGCCGTCATCATCGACGAAGGCCAGCTGAATGCCGAGCGCGGCCGCGGCCAGTTCATCGCCCGCGGCCTGCCGGCCCCGCTGCAGAAAACGCGCGAGGTCAGTCCGCGCGCGGCCCTGCTGCGCAAGATTTTTCCGACCGTGATCGAGCCGTAG
- a CDS encoding YcjF family protein, with amino-acid sequence MSTPRMDTPQLQDAIADAISTATRGAGRVNILVAGKTGVGKSTLLNAVFRGDLAKTGAGKPVTQSTQEFTRAGHPLTIIDTRGLEVGDYERSRQQLADLIQERSASDDQDRHLHVAWLCIQDSSHRVEDAEIELCNMLSDAGIPVVAVLTKARKNSPFVDEARKLLPRAKQVVAVRALPEWIEELDAELPPMGLDNLIEATALHIPEAQQRAYANALSTRNKKALEVKKKRAEIEVNVAAGLAASAAAAPIPFSDAVALVPIQVGMIAKIGITFGMELNTAAITTLVTSTLGASAATLIGRSVVSGLLKFIPGAGSAVGGTIAATTAGAITKLLGNAYVAVLYDFCLKHPGKDIDIAMIAQALKQRVSF; translated from the coding sequence ATGAGCACGCCCCGCATGGACACGCCCCAGTTGCAGGACGCCATCGCGGACGCCATCAGCACCGCGACGCGCGGCGCGGGGCGTGTGAATATCCTGGTCGCGGGCAAGACCGGCGTGGGCAAGAGCACGCTGCTCAACGCCGTATTCCGCGGCGACCTGGCCAAGACCGGCGCGGGCAAGCCCGTCACCCAGTCGACCCAGGAATTCACCCGGGCCGGCCATCCGCTCACCATCATCGACACGCGCGGCCTGGAGGTCGGCGACTACGAGCGCTCGCGCCAGCAGCTGGCGGACCTGATCCAGGAACGCTCCGCCTCCGACGACCAGGACCGGCATCTGCATGTGGCCTGGCTCTGCATCCAGGACAGCAGCCACCGCGTCGAAGACGCCGAAATCGAGCTGTGCAACATGCTGTCCGATGCCGGCATCCCCGTCGTGGCGGTGCTGACCAAGGCGCGCAAGAACAGCCCCTTCGTCGACGAAGCGCGCAAGCTGCTGCCGCGCGCCAAACAGGTGGTGGCGGTGCGCGCGCTGCCTGAATGGATCGAGGAGCTGGACGCGGAACTGCCGCCCATGGGCCTGGACAACCTGATCGAGGCCACGGCGCTGCACATCCCCGAAGCGCAGCAGCGGGCCTATGCCAACGCCCTGTCCACCCGCAACAAGAAAGCCCTGGAAGTAAAAAAAAAGCGGGCTGAGATAGAGGTCAACGTGGCCGCCGGCCTGGCCGCCTCGGCTGCCGCCGCGCCCATCCCGTTCTCCGACGCCGTCGCGCTGGTGCCGATCCAGGTCGGCATGATCGCCAAGATCGGCATCACCTTCGGGATGGAACTGAATACCGCCGCCATCACCACGCTGGTCACCTCCACGCTGGGCGCGTCCGCCGCCACGCTGATCGGGCGCTCGGTGGTCTCGGGGCTGCTGAAATTCATCCCCGGCGCGGGCAGCGCGGTGGGCGGCACCATCGCCGCCACCACCGCCGGCGCCATCACCAAGCTGCTGGGCAATGCCTACGTGGCCGTGCTGTACGACTTCTGCCTGAAGCATCCGGGCAAGGACATCGACATCGCGATGATCGCCCAGGCCTTGAAGCAGCGCGTCAGCTTCTGA
- a CDS encoding glycosyltransferase family 4 protein, whose amino-acid sequence MKILYTNFHQGDGGGHTTYVMSLARILCEKSEVTVAAPASSRLLAEAAALPGVRTLDLEFKGRPLQQLRALRRLRALLRDEKFDVVHANGSADHRLCMLATMGMGARRPFMVYTQHTDRSANSLGARVRAKWGTNRVICVCTHTFRRMKQSVFRNEDLRVVHNGVDTEKCSPASRREVAQARGSLLPEGMQGRLVIGSNAGTAVYKNWLDMVTAVSMLPESKRRQVVVLIAGKLPDAEQMRRVSELGMSDQVVFTGLLDDVSPFLSALDVGFVLSSKLETISFACREMMAAGKPVIVSAVGGLPENVTDGRDGWVVPPASVDSIVEALSKILENREALGVMGAEARSTALREFSLSTFVGKTERVYRESQAQPA is encoded by the coding sequence ATGAAGATTCTGTACACCAATTTCCACCAAGGCGATGGCGGCGGCCACACTACCTACGTAATGTCGCTGGCGCGCATTCTGTGCGAAAAGTCCGAGGTGACGGTGGCGGCGCCCGCCAGCAGCCGCCTGCTGGCCGAGGCCGCTGCGCTGCCCGGCGTGCGCACGCTGGACCTGGAGTTCAAGGGCCGGCCGCTGCAGCAGCTGCGCGCGCTGCGCCGCCTGCGGGCTTTGCTGCGCGACGAAAAGTTCGACGTGGTCCACGCCAACGGCTCCGCCGATCATCGCCTGTGCATGCTGGCGACCATGGGCATGGGCGCGCGGCGTCCCTTCATGGTGTACACCCAGCATACCGACCGCAGCGCCAACAGCCTGGGCGCGCGGGTGCGCGCCAAGTGGGGCACCAACCGCGTCATCTGCGTGTGCACTCATACGTTTCGCCGCATGAAGCAGTCGGTCTTCCGCAACGAAGACCTGCGCGTGGTGCACAACGGCGTGGATACGGAAAAGTGCAGCCCGGCGTCGCGGCGCGAAGTGGCGCAGGCGCGCGGCAGTCTCCTGCCCGAGGGCATGCAAGGCCGCCTGGTCATTGGCAGCAATGCCGGCACCGCGGTCTACAAGAACTGGTTGGACATGGTGACTGCCGTGTCCATGCTGCCTGAAAGCAAGCGGCGCCAGGTGGTGGTGTTGATCGCCGGAAAACTGCCGGACGCCGAGCAGATGCGCCGCGTCAGCGAGCTGGGCATGTCGGACCAGGTGGTGTTCACCGGCCTGCTGGACGATGTCAGCCCTTTCCTTTCGGCGCTGGACGTGGGCTTTGTGCTGTCCTCGAAGCTGGAGACGATTTCCTTCGCCTGCCGCGAGATGATGGCCGCCGGCAAGCCGGTGATCGTCAGCGCGGTGGGCGGACTGCCCGAAAACGTCACCGATGGCCGCGACGGCTGGGTGGTGCCGCCGGCCTCGGTGGACAGCATCGTCGAAGCGTTGTCGAAGATCCTGGAAAACCGCGAGGCCTTGGGCGTGATGGGCGCCGAGGCCCGCAGCACGGCGTTGCGGGAATTTTCGCTGAGCACGTTCGTCGGCAAGACCGAACGCGTCTATCGCGAAAGCCAGGCGCAGCCGGCCTGA